The DNA segment CCGGATCCGTGGGTCGCGACGAGGTGCGCCGGTGCGCAAGGGGAGTTGTGGCACGCTAGCACAGCGTTCTCGCCGCTCTCAACCGTTGCGTGAGACTTCGCGCGCACGGTCAAGGGCCTGCAAAGATGCGCGCATCCCCCTGCCATCGCGACGCCATGCGCGATAGCATCCGAATCGAATCGCTGGATTGGAGTTTCGACCGGGAGGTTCATCGCGTGCACCGCCTGCTGTTGTTCACCGTCGCCGCCACCTGTCTGCTCAGCGGCTCGATTCCGGTCCACGCCGCCACCGACACACCGGCGATCGCGCCCTCGTTCACCGCTCGAACACTCGATGGTAAAACCCTGAAGTCCAGTGACTTGAAGGGTCGCCCGATGGTCATTGACTTCTGGGCGACGTGGTGTGGCCCGTGTCGCGCCAGCATGCGGCACCTTGACGCCGTGCACCTCGAGTACGAAGCCAGGGGACTGCTGGTGCTGGGATTCTCGGTCGACGAAGAGCCCGCGCTGCGCGTCAAGGCGTTCGGTCAGAAGCTCGGCGTGCACTTCCCGCTCGCGATGGCGAACGAGCGGCTGCTCGATCAGTACGGGC comes from the Candidatus Eisenbacteria bacterium genome and includes:
- a CDS encoding TlpA family protein disulfide reductase, translated to MRDSIRIESLDWSFDREVHRVHRLLLFTVAATCLLSGSIPVHAATDTPAIAPSFTARTLDGKTLKSSDLKGRPMVIDFWATWCGPCRASMRHLDAVHLEYEARGLLVLGFSVDEEPALRVKAFGQKLGVHFPLAMANERLLDQYGPIRQIPTTFFVNRQGQIVRRVVGYIDRETLESYVQELF